A genomic segment from Comamonas terrigena NBRC 13299 encodes:
- a CDS encoding tripartite tricarboxylate transporter substrate binding protein, with protein sequence MPTSTAVSRRSWLHSALAASTAFTTAGLGLPLAAHAAQAKAAAAYPVRPVKVVVPYPAGGVIDVTARAVTDALAQRWGQPVIVENRPGANGNLGAQAVHQAAADGYTLLIGSTFTVINPLTDKTTRYRTSDFVPVASIGSTPNVWVVPASAPWRTLQDFITQARQQPGAFNVANPGQGSSNHLGLERLAASAGIQITQVNYQGQPPFITDLANGQIHIAPLTATLALPHIQSGKLRALAVSAPTRLPALAQVPTLAELGLGDATVVPWSGFMAPAGTPAALVTQLQAAIAEVQAQPAVLQRYATLQAQVPERPQDFAQLVQREQQRWSALLGAAVKTASAP encoded by the coding sequence ATGCCCACTTCCACTGCCGTGTCCCGTCGCAGCTGGCTGCACAGCGCCCTGGCCGCCAGCACTGCCTTCACCACGGCCGGCCTGGGCCTGCCGCTGGCGGCCCACGCCGCCCAGGCCAAGGCCGCTGCGGCCTACCCGGTCCGCCCCGTCAAGGTGGTAGTGCCCTATCCGGCCGGCGGCGTGATCGATGTCACGGCCCGCGCCGTCACCGACGCCCTGGCCCAGCGCTGGGGCCAGCCCGTGATCGTGGAAAACCGCCCCGGTGCCAACGGCAACCTGGGCGCCCAGGCGGTGCACCAGGCAGCCGCCGATGGCTACACCCTGCTGATCGGCTCCACCTTCACCGTCATCAACCCGCTGACGGACAAGACCACCCGCTACCGCACCAGCGACTTTGTGCCTGTGGCCAGCATCGGCAGCACGCCCAATGTCTGGGTCGTGCCCGCCAGCGCGCCCTGGCGCACGCTGCAGGACTTCATCACCCAGGCCCGCCAGCAACCCGGCGCCTTCAATGTGGCCAACCCGGGCCAGGGCAGCTCCAACCACCTGGGGCTGGAGCGTCTGGCCGCCAGCGCCGGCATCCAGATCACCCAGGTCAACTACCAGGGCCAGCCCCCTTTCATCACCGACCTGGCCAATGGCCAGATCCACATCGCCCCGCTGACCGCCACCCTGGCACTGCCCCATATCCAGAGCGGCAAGCTGCGTGCCCTGGCCGTGAGTGCCCCCACCCGCCTGCCGGCGCTGGCCCAGGTGCCCACGCTGGCCGAGCTGGGCCTGGGGGACGCCACCGTGGTGCCGTGGAGCGGCTTCATGGCCCCGGCCGGCACGCCGGCGGCGCTGGTCACCCAGCTGCAGGCGGCGATTGCCGAAGTGCAGGCCCAGCCCGCCGTGCTGCAGCGCTACGCCACCTTGCAAGCCCAGGTACCCGAGCGCCCGCAGGACTTTGCCCAGCTGGTCCAGCGCGAGCAGCAGCGCTGGTCCGCCCTGCTGGGTGCAGCGGTCAAGACCGCCAGCGCCCCGTGA
- a CDS encoding PTS sugar transporter subunit IIA, producing MNRLASILPSAQVLVSVDATSKKRAFEEAGLLFESLHGLSRALITDSLFARERLGSTGLGHGVAIPHGRIKGLKSPMAAVFQMARAIGFDAPDEQPVSLLIFLLVPEAATQQHLEILSEIAELLSDSALRQRLVACTDAAELYGLIADWKSAASSPAA from the coding sequence ATGAACCGTCTAGCCTCCATCCTGCCGTCCGCACAAGTCCTTGTGAGCGTGGACGCCACCAGCAAGAAGCGCGCTTTCGAAGAAGCAGGGCTTTTGTTTGAAAGCCTGCACGGTCTGTCCCGCGCGCTCATCACCGACAGCCTGTTCGCCCGCGAGCGCCTGGGCTCGACCGGTCTGGGTCATGGCGTGGCCATTCCCCATGGCCGCATCAAGGGTCTGAAGTCGCCGATGGCGGCCGTGTTCCAGATGGCGCGCGCCATCGGTTTCGATGCGCCCGACGAGCAACCTGTCAGCCTGCTGATCTTCCTGCTGGTGCCGGAAGCGGCCACGCAGCAGCATCTGGAAATCCTGTCCGAGATCGCCGAGCTGCTCAGCGATTCGGCCCTGCGCCAGCGCCTGGTGGCCTGCACCGACGCCGCAGAGCTGTACGGCCTGATTGCCGACTGGAAGTCGGCCGCCTCTTCCCCCGCCGCCTGA
- a CDS encoding outer membrane protein assembly factor BamE, translated as MHAKARRCVSVLMTLSLGGLLAACGSFDSASRSVASVITPYKVDVVQGNFVSKEQVAALQPGMSRQQVREILGTPLVTSVFHADRWEYVFTLKRAKVDPQTRKLTVFFNGDQFDRAEGDEMPSEDEFVASLGKKMGNIKVPQLEATEAQLARYPVKKTADTAVADAAPATPASTTAYPRLDAPAR; from the coding sequence ATGCATGCCAAAGCCCGCCGTTGTGTTTCTGTGCTCATGACCCTGTCGCTGGGCGGACTGCTTGCCGCTTGCGGCAGCTTCGACAGTGCCTCGCGCAGTGTTGCCAGCGTCATCACCCCCTACAAGGTGGACGTGGTGCAGGGCAACTTCGTTTCCAAGGAGCAGGTCGCTGCCCTGCAGCCCGGCATGAGCCGCCAGCAGGTGCGGGAAATCCTGGGTACGCCGCTGGTGACCAGCGTGTTCCACGCCGACCGCTGGGAATACGTGTTCACGCTCAAGCGCGCCAAGGTCGATCCCCAGACGCGCAAGCTGACCGTGTTCTTCAACGGTGACCAGTTTGACCGCGCCGAAGGCGATGAGATGCCCTCCGAAGACGAATTCGTGGCCTCGCTGGGCAAGAAGATGGGCAACATCAAGGTGCCCCAGCTCGAAGCCACCGAGGCCCAGCTGGCCCGCTACCCGGTCAAGAAGACGGCCGACACCGCGGTGGCCGATGCTGCGCCGGCAACGCCCGCCAGCACCACGGCCTACCCGCGCCTGGATGCGCCGGCCCGCTGA
- a CDS encoding L-threonylcarbamoyladenylate synthase, translating to MILDGTLDASVQAAAAALQRGELLGLPTETVYGLAADSDNDAAVAQIFTAKGRPANHPLIVHVADSAAITRYAKEVPVFAQQLIDAFWPGPLTLILQRLPGAAKASTGGQDSVGLRCPSHPVAHAVLAACQQLNPPVWGVSAPSANKFGRVSPTTADHVATEFGDALLVLDGGACEVGIESTIVDCTRGVPVLLRPGAITRDDIERACGQRPLSKEELTADTPRASGTLLAHYAPNAKVRLMDAAKLQQALDGLGPEAGQLCVYHRSALRSTAPGVTLHAMPRQALAAAQELFGTLRDFDALGAQFIWIETPPDSADWEGVRDRLQRAAAAG from the coding sequence GTGATTCTGGATGGAACGCTGGACGCCTCGGTCCAGGCTGCGGCTGCGGCACTGCAACGCGGTGAACTGCTGGGCCTGCCCACCGAGACGGTCTATGGTCTGGCCGCCGACAGCGACAACGACGCCGCCGTGGCCCAGATCTTCACCGCCAAGGGCCGTCCGGCCAACCATCCGCTGATCGTGCATGTGGCAGACAGCGCGGCCATCACCCGCTATGCCAAGGAAGTGCCGGTCTTTGCACAGCAACTGATCGACGCGTTCTGGCCCGGCCCGCTCACCCTGATCCTGCAGCGCCTGCCGGGCGCCGCCAAGGCCTCGACCGGCGGACAGGACAGCGTGGGCCTGCGCTGCCCGTCGCACCCGGTGGCCCACGCCGTGCTGGCGGCCTGCCAGCAGCTGAACCCGCCGGTCTGGGGCGTTTCCGCCCCCAGCGCCAACAAGTTCGGCCGCGTCAGCCCCACCACGGCCGACCATGTCGCCACCGAATTCGGGGATGCGCTGCTGGTGCTCGATGGCGGCGCCTGCGAAGTCGGCATCGAGTCGACCATCGTGGACTGCACGCGCGGCGTGCCCGTGCTGCTGCGCCCCGGCGCCATCACACGCGACGATATCGAGCGCGCCTGCGGGCAGCGCCCTCTCTCGAAAGAGGAACTGACGGCGGACACCCCGCGCGCCTCAGGCACGCTGCTGGCCCATTACGCGCCCAATGCCAAGGTGCGGCTGATGGATGCGGCTAAGCTGCAGCAGGCCCTGGATGGCCTGGGGCCGGAGGCAGGCCAGCTCTGCGTCTACCACCGCAGCGCGCTGCGTTCGACGGCGCCCGGCGTCACGCTGCACGCCATGCCCCGCCAGGCGCTGGCCGCTGCCCAGGAGCTGTTCGGCACGCTGCGTGACTTTGACGCACTGGGGGCCCAGTTCATCTGGATCGAAACCCCACCCGACAGCGCCGACTGGGAAGGCGTACGCGACCGGCTGCAGCGCGCGGCCGCAGCCGGCTGA
- a CDS encoding DJ-1/PfpI family protein, whose product MAGKKILMICGDYCEDYETMVPFQTLQAVGHTVHAVCPDKKAGDHIKTAIHDFEGAQTYSEKPGHNFTLNASFAEVKAEQYDALVIPGGRGPEYLRNHADVLAAVRHFFDAGKPVAAVCHGAQLLAGAGVLKGRTCSAYPACRAEVELAGGRYADIAVDQAHTEGNLVSAPAWPAHPAWMAQFLALLGTRISH is encoded by the coding sequence ATGGCAGGCAAGAAAATTCTGATGATTTGCGGCGACTACTGCGAGGACTACGAAACCATGGTCCCCTTCCAGACGCTGCAGGCGGTGGGCCACACCGTGCATGCCGTCTGCCCCGACAAAAAGGCCGGCGACCACATCAAGACCGCCATCCACGACTTCGAAGGGGCCCAGACCTACAGCGAAAAGCCCGGTCACAACTTCACCCTGAACGCCAGCTTTGCCGAGGTGAAAGCCGAGCAGTACGACGCCCTGGTCATCCCCGGGGGCCGCGGTCCCGAATACCTGCGCAACCACGCTGACGTGCTGGCCGCCGTGCGCCACTTCTTTGACGCCGGCAAGCCCGTGGCCGCCGTCTGCCATGGCGCCCAGCTGCTGGCCGGCGCGGGCGTGCTCAAGGGCCGCACCTGTTCGGCCTACCCGGCCTGCAGGGCCGAGGTGGAACTGGCCGGTGGCCGCTACGCCGACATCGCGGTGGACCAGGCCCATACCGAAGGCAATCTGGTCAGCGCCCCCGCCTGGCCAGCCCATCCCGCGTGGATGGCGCAGTTCCTGGCGCTGCTGGGCACCCGCATCAGCCACTGA
- the hpf gene encoding ribosome hibernation-promoting factor, HPF/YfiA family has product MNLTISGHHLDVTPALRNYVMEKLQRVLRHFDQVIDVKVLLSVHNQSEKDKRQRAVCNVRVKGNDLYAGSSHFDLYAAVDELIDKLDRKVVKHKTRLQERRGEAAKRDLSALATA; this is encoded by the coding sequence ATGAACCTGACCATCAGCGGGCACCATCTGGATGTCACCCCCGCACTGCGCAATTACGTCATGGAAAAACTGCAGCGCGTGCTGCGCCACTTTGACCAAGTGATCGACGTGAAGGTCTTGCTTTCGGTACACAACCAGAGCGAAAAGGACAAGCGCCAGCGCGCCGTATGCAATGTGCGCGTCAAAGGCAATGATCTGTATGCCGGCAGTTCCCACTTCGATCTGTATGCGGCCGTGGATGAGCTGATCGACAAGCTGGACCGCAAGGTCGTCAAACACAAGACCCGCCTGCAGGAGCGGCGAGGGGAAGCGGCGAAACGTGACCTCAGTGCGCTTGCAACAGCCTGA
- the hprK gene encoding HPr(Ser) kinase/phosphatase — MKPTAVNADRLFEAFRESLRWEWLAGLGASERRFDEMAVRSARSGADLVGYLNYIHPYRVQVIGEREVAYLTNATPEDCARRVSRIVTLEPPVLVLADGQQAPQALISMCERAQIPMFATHEAAAFVIDVLRAYLSKHFADRTTMHGVFMDILGMGVLITGESGLGKSELGLELVTRGNGLVADDAVDLFRINQTTIEGKCPDLLQNLLEVRGIGLLDIRAIFGETAVRRKMRLKLIVHLVRKETMERDYERLPQEPLTQDVLGVPVLKVIIQVVAGRNIAVLVEAAVRNTILQLRGIDTYQEFVDRHRRAMERGIE; from the coding sequence GTGAAGCCCACCGCCGTCAACGCCGACCGCCTGTTCGAGGCTTTCCGCGAAAGCCTGCGCTGGGAATGGCTGGCAGGCCTGGGAGCTTCCGAGCGCCGTTTCGATGAAATGGCCGTGCGCTCGGCCCGCTCCGGCGCCGATCTGGTCGGCTACCTGAATTACATCCATCCCTACCGGGTGCAGGTGATCGGTGAGCGCGAAGTCGCCTACCTGACCAATGCCACGCCCGAGGACTGTGCCCGCCGGGTGTCGCGCATCGTCACGCTGGAGCCGCCGGTGCTGGTGCTGGCCGATGGCCAGCAGGCCCCGCAGGCGCTGATCTCGATGTGCGAGCGCGCGCAGATCCCCATGTTCGCCACGCACGAGGCTGCGGCCTTTGTGATCGACGTGCTGCGCGCTTACCTGTCCAAGCACTTTGCCGACCGCACCACCATGCACGGCGTGTTCATGGACATTCTGGGCATGGGCGTGCTGATCACCGGCGAATCCGGCCTGGGCAAGAGCGAGCTGGGACTGGAACTGGTCACCCGTGGCAACGGGCTGGTGGCCGACGATGCGGTGGACCTGTTTCGCATCAACCAGACCACGATCGAAGGCAAGTGCCCCGATCTGCTGCAGAACCTGCTGGAAGTGCGCGGCATCGGCCTGCTGGACATCCGTGCCATCTTTGGCGAGACGGCGGTGCGGCGCAAGATGCGCCTCAAGCTGATCGTGCACCTGGTGCGCAAGGAAACCATGGAGCGCGACTACGAGCGCCTGCCCCAGGAGCCGCTGACACAGGATGTGCTGGGCGTGCCGGTGCTCAAGGTGATCATCCAGGTGGTGGCCGGTCGCAATATCGCCGTGCTGGTGGAAGCCGCCGTGCGCAACACCATCCTGCAGTTGCGGGGCATTGACACCTACCAGGAGTTCGTGGACCGCCACCGCCGTGCCATGGAGCGCGGCATCGAGTAA
- the purE gene encoding 5-(carboxyamino)imidazole ribonucleotide mutase: MNPIQVGVVMGSSSDWDTMQHAVAILQQFGIAFEAQVVSAHRMPDDMFRFAEAAADRGLKAIIAGAGGAAHLPGMIAAKTTVPVLGVPVASRHLQGVDSLHSIVQMPKGVPVATFAIGNAGAANAALFAVALLANEDAALRKQLDAFRAEQTEAARNMTLPVNA; the protein is encoded by the coding sequence ATGAACCCCATCCAAGTTGGCGTGGTCATGGGTTCCAGCAGCGACTGGGACACCATGCAACACGCAGTTGCCATCCTCCAGCAATTCGGTATCGCGTTTGAAGCGCAGGTCGTCTCGGCCCACCGCATGCCGGACGACATGTTCCGCTTCGCCGAAGCCGCTGCCGACCGCGGCCTCAAGGCCATCATCGCCGGTGCCGGCGGCGCAGCCCACCTGCCCGGCATGATTGCCGCCAAGACCACGGTGCCCGTGCTGGGCGTGCCCGTGGCCAGCCGCCACCTGCAAGGCGTGGATTCGCTGCACTCCATCGTCCAGATGCCCAAGGGCGTGCCCGTGGCTACCTTTGCCATCGGCAACGCTGGCGCTGCCAACGCGGCCCTGTTCGCCGTGGCGCTGCTGGCCAACGAGGATGCGGCACTGCGCAAGCAGCTTGACGCCTTCCGCGCCGAGCAGACCGAAGCGGCCCGCAACATGACCCTGCCGGTGAACGCATGA
- a CDS encoding phosphoribosylaminoimidazolesuccinocarboxamide synthase, translated as MTTQSSPSALHTSNIRSLPLLARGKVRDNYAVGDDRILMVASDRLSAFDVIMGEPIPGKGVLLTQMALYWFDKLGHICPNHLTGDRPESVVTADEVKQVEGRSMLVKRLKPVLIEAVVRGYLAGSGWKEYQESQAVCGVKLPAGLVNSAKLPEPIYTPAAKAEMGDHDENITYERTVEMVGEPLAAQIRDTAIRIYKEAAEIALTKGMIIADTKFEFGLTEDGTLVLMDEVLTPDSSRYWPVEGYADALAAGANPPSYDKQFVRDWLEQAQVNGKAWDKTAPAPRLPQDVIAKTAAKYHEALERLTA; from the coding sequence ATGACCACCCAGTCCAGCCCTTCCGCCCTGCACACCTCCAATATCCGCTCGCTGCCCCTGCTGGCACGCGGCAAGGTCCGTGACAACTATGCCGTGGGCGATGACCGCATCCTGATGGTGGCTTCCGACCGTCTGTCGGCTTTCGACGTGATCATGGGCGAACCCATCCCCGGCAAGGGCGTGCTGCTGACGCAGATGGCGCTGTACTGGTTCGACAAGCTGGGCCATATCTGCCCCAACCACCTGACCGGCGACCGTCCCGAATCCGTGGTCACCGCCGATGAAGTCAAGCAGGTCGAGGGCCGCTCCATGCTGGTCAAGCGCCTCAAGCCCGTGCTGATCGAAGCCGTGGTGCGTGGCTACCTGGCCGGCAGCGGCTGGAAAGAGTATCAAGAGTCGCAAGCGGTCTGCGGCGTGAAGCTGCCCGCTGGTCTGGTCAACTCGGCCAAGCTGCCCGAACCCATCTACACCCCCGCCGCCAAGGCCGAAATGGGTGACCACGACGAAAACATCACCTACGAGCGCACCGTCGAGATGGTGGGCGAGCCACTGGCAGCGCAAATCCGCGATACCGCCATCCGCATCTACAAGGAAGCGGCCGAGATCGCCCTGACCAAGGGCATGATCATTGCCGACACCAAGTTCGAATTCGGCCTGACCGAAGACGGCACCCTGGTGCTGATGGACGAGGTGCTGACCCCCGACAGCTCGCGCTACTGGCCCGTGGAAGGCTATGCCGACGCCCTGGCGGCCGGCGCCAACCCCCCCAGCTACGACAAGCAGTTCGTGCGCGACTGGCTGGAACAGGCCCAGGTCAACGGCAAGGCCTGGGACAAGACCGCTCCCGCGCCCCGCCTGCCCCAGGATGTGATCGCCAAGACCGCCGCCAAATACCATGAAGCGCTGGAACGCCTGACGGCCTGA
- a CDS encoding 5-(carboxyamino)imidazole ribonucleotide synthase produces the protein MSASDTHVILPGATLGVLGGGQLGRMFAHAAQAMGYFTAVLDPDATSPAGRVSHHHVRTGYEDAQGLAELATLCAAVTTEFENVPAAALNRLAESLPVSPAGASVAIAQDRAAEKAHFVKCGVPCAPYAVIETAAQLAAVNDALLPGILKTARMGYDGKGQIRVKTRAELAAGWDELGQVACVLEKMLPLAHECSVIVARGRNGDIVNLPVQRNLHRDGILAVTEVYAGNLPAAQAEQAIAAAKSVAIGLDYVGVLCVEFFVLDNGQLVVNEIAPRPHNSGHYSQNAMDVSQFELQVRCMTNLPLVQPRQHSATVMLNLLGDLWFTQGETAKSPAWDQVLALPGTHLHLYGKVDAKRARKMGHLNITAATPDQARDTALQAAAILGIAPF, from the coding sequence ATGAGCGCCAGCGACACGCACGTGATCCTGCCCGGCGCCACGCTGGGCGTGCTGGGCGGCGGCCAGTTGGGCCGCATGTTTGCCCACGCGGCCCAGGCCATGGGCTATTTCACCGCCGTGCTGGACCCGGATGCCACCAGCCCTGCCGGCCGGGTCAGCCACCACCATGTGCGCACCGGTTACGAGGACGCACAGGGCCTGGCCGAGCTGGCCACGCTGTGCGCGGCCGTGACCACCGAATTCGAGAACGTGCCCGCAGCGGCCCTGAACCGGCTGGCCGAAAGCCTGCCCGTCTCGCCGGCCGGCGCCTCGGTCGCGATTGCCCAGGACCGCGCGGCCGAAAAAGCCCACTTCGTGAAGTGCGGCGTGCCCTGCGCCCCCTATGCCGTGATCGAAACGGCCGCCCAGCTGGCTGCCGTCAACGACGCGCTGCTGCCCGGCATCCTGAAGACGGCCCGCATGGGCTACGACGGCAAGGGCCAGATCCGGGTCAAGACCCGGGCCGAACTGGCGGCCGGCTGGGACGAGCTGGGCCAGGTGGCCTGCGTGCTGGAAAAAATGCTGCCGCTGGCGCACGAATGCTCGGTCATCGTCGCGCGCGGCCGCAATGGCGACATCGTCAACCTGCCGGTGCAGCGCAATCTGCACCGCGACGGCATTCTGGCCGTGACCGAGGTGTATGCCGGCAACCTGCCCGCCGCACAGGCAGAGCAGGCGATCGCCGCGGCCAAGTCGGTGGCCATCGGTCTCGATTACGTGGGCGTGCTCTGCGTGGAATTCTTTGTGCTGGACAACGGCCAGCTCGTGGTCAACGAGATCGCCCCGCGCCCGCACAACAGCGGCCACTACAGCCAGAATGCCATGGATGTGTCGCAGTTCGAGCTGCAGGTGCGCTGCATGACCAACCTGCCCCTGGTGCAGCCGCGCCAGCACAGCGCCACCGTGATGCTGAACCTGCTGGGCGATCTGTGGTTCACGCAGGGCGAAACCGCCAAGTCCCCCGCCTGGGACCAGGTGCTGGCACTGCCCGGCACCCATCTGCACCTGTACGGCAAGGTCGATGCCAAGCGCGCCCGCAAGATGGGCCACCTGAACATCACCGCGGCCACGCCCGACCAGGCGCGTGACACCGCGCTGCAGGCAGCCGCCATCCTCGGCATTGCGCCTTTTTAA
- the fur gene encoding ferric iron uptake transcriptional regulator, whose product MKNIDELKSTGLKATLPRLKILEIFQTGKQRHMTAEDVFRVLLDERSDIGLATVYRVLTQFEQAGILLRSNFESGKAVYELNEGQHHDHFVCTSCGKVEEFYDPEIEKRQQLIANQMGWSIQDHSMSLYGQCADCSKKGAQR is encoded by the coding sequence ATGAAAAACATCGACGAGCTCAAAAGCACGGGCCTGAAAGCCACCCTGCCCCGCCTGAAGATTCTGGAGATCTTCCAAACCGGCAAGCAGCGCCACATGACGGCCGAAGACGTGTTCCGCGTGCTGCTGGACGAACGTTCGGACATCGGTCTGGCCACGGTCTACCGCGTGCTGACCCAGTTCGAACAGGCCGGCATCCTGCTGCGCAGCAACTTCGAAAGCGGCAAGGCCGTCTACGAGCTGAACGAGGGCCAGCACCACGACCACTTTGTCTGCACCAGCTGCGGCAAGGTCGAAGAGTTCTATGACCCCGAGATCGAAAAGCGCCAGCAGCTGATCGCCAACCAGATGGGCTGGTCCATCCAGGACCACTCCATGTCGCTGTACGGCCAGTGCGCCGACTGCTCCAAGAAAGGTGCACAGCGCTGA
- the trxA gene encoding thioredoxin, translating into MIDVTIENFETEVVAASMQTPVLVDFWATWCGPCKTLVPTLEKLEVEYAGRFTLAKVDVDANQQIAGMFGIRSVPTCILMIGGRPVDGFMGAQTEGQVRDFLDKHLPSEGELQAEAEVDEAQQMLEAGDTQAALGKLADALAADPTNDDARFDYVRLLIATGGYEEAASLMMEPLKRIPQVLRFEALNQWLQCMVFVQQDERGNWPVEQFDAAIAQNKRDFDTRFAKARILAAEGQWTASMDELLEIIMRDKDWNGQAARKLYVGILELLTPPKPKKQDAVPGKTAGGIELVGKGGAEQDEATALVNSYRRRLSMALN; encoded by the coding sequence ATGATTGACGTCACCATTGAAAATTTTGAAACCGAGGTGGTTGCCGCCTCCATGCAGACGCCGGTGCTGGTGGATTTCTGGGCCACCTGGTGCGGCCCATGCAAGACGCTGGTGCCCACGCTGGAGAAGCTGGAGGTGGAATACGCCGGCCGCTTCACCCTGGCCAAGGTGGATGTGGATGCCAACCAGCAGATCGCCGGCATGTTCGGCATCCGCAGCGTGCCGACCTGCATCCTGATGATCGGCGGTCGCCCGGTGGACGGTTTCATGGGGGCCCAGACCGAAGGCCAGGTGCGCGACTTCCTGGACAAGCACCTGCCCAGCGAGGGCGAGCTGCAGGCCGAAGCCGAGGTGGACGAGGCCCAGCAGATGCTGGAAGCCGGGGACACGCAGGCCGCGCTGGGCAAGCTGGCCGATGCCCTTGCCGCCGACCCCACCAATGACGATGCCCGTTTTGACTATGTGCGCCTGCTGATCGCCACTGGTGGCTATGAAGAGGCCGCCAGTCTGATGATGGAGCCGCTCAAGCGCATTCCCCAGGTCCTGCGCTTCGAAGCGCTGAACCAGTGGCTGCAGTGCATGGTTTTTGTGCAGCAGGATGAGCGCGGCAACTGGCCCGTGGAGCAGTTCGATGCCGCCATTGCCCAGAACAAGCGCGACTTTGACACCCGCTTTGCCAAGGCCCGCATCCTGGCTGCCGAAGGCCAGTGGACGGCGTCCATGGACGAGCTGCTGGAAATCATCATGCGCGACAAGGACTGGAACGGCCAGGCTGCGCGCAAGCTGTACGTGGGCATTCTGGAGCTGCTGACTCCGCCCAAGCCCAAGAAGCAGGACGCCGTGCCCGGCAAGACCGCCGGTGGCATCGAGCTGGTGGGCAAGGGCGGCGCGGAGCAGGACGAGGCCACGGCCCTGGTCAACAGCTACCGCCGCCGTCTGAGCATGGCGCTGAACTGA
- a CDS encoding ribbon-helix-helix domain-containing protein, whose product MCQVFVSADPQLYAHRARSIRLHGVATSIRLENLFWQVLDDIATRDGFTVPQLCTRLYDELVAERGTVDNFTSFLRVCCTRYLALQLSGEIPQDVHIPIRSLTVGPSGLERHPGRTALRH is encoded by the coding sequence ATGTGCCAAGTCTTTGTCAGCGCCGACCCGCAGCTCTATGCCCACCGCGCCCGCTCCATCCGGTTGCATGGTGTGGCCACCAGCATCCGGCTGGAGAACCTGTTCTGGCAGGTACTGGACGACATTGCCACGCGCGACGGCTTCACCGTTCCCCAGCTGTGCACCAGGCTGTACGACGAACTGGTGGCCGAGCGCGGGACGGTGGACAACTTCACCTCGTTTCTGCGCGTGTGCTGCACCCGCTACCTGGCGCTGCAGCTGTCCGGCGAGATTCCGCAGGATGTGCACATCCCCATCCGCTCGCTGACCGTGGGCCCCAGCGGCCTGGAACGCCATCCGGGCCGCACCGCGTTGCGCCACTGA